In one Cloacibacillus porcorum genomic region, the following are encoded:
- a CDS encoding DUF5693 family protein, producing the protein MINRINKRTLLYAALLLAMLLALVGLTSRLRAENSNKTVAFITEYKDITSLAYQSSETPLAVWRKINGLGVMGMAVSEYTGDELAIHNPLPLRFGSAASLLSVNDAEQEPNRAVLRYPAKLSYADIFYEYIKIKLPAAKLAADGEYNFILLPGTVEEFKFSAFVPDISALEFASKHNIPVLFRPGPCTPASGKNVADAFLFLTERFPQIRNIIPAGLIVSGYPEIGPLAKVMKDKGITLSQVEFVKQIGVPQLAAKIGHLVIPMHSLTRDEIISRSINRGSIADRFIRAVHERSIRFIMVHPYDLQMGGRLEIFTADLASYKGALEARGYHLGWPEPLPGWPAPLAGAAACGLVILFTLWFYISRLKGTEDGDVKQAQALFLLAAGILLGGAMWKISFAAKLLGGFCGALAATEGAMTALERSERRLRGAVIGLLIVVAGGLSIASFYGTSAAALRLTPFSGVKLTLLLPPLLLLFHDLTRRVHPETIGEIIVRPAIWGELVLIGVMLLAMLVMALRSDNVSNVPALEVAFRDFMERVMVVRPRTKEFLIGYPALVLYWYLVRSKYIPHYREVVRIAAVLAFCSAVNTFCHFHTLLYLSVIRVLNGWWLGLLLGTVGVAALHFVLIPLWRRVSKSL; encoded by the coding sequence ATGATAAATAGGATAAACAAACGCACACTGCTGTACGCGGCACTGCTGCTGGCGATGCTGCTGGCGCTGGTTGGACTCACCTCGCGTCTGCGCGCGGAAAACTCGAATAAGACAGTTGCCTTTATTACGGAATATAAGGATATTACCTCGCTTGCCTATCAGTCTTCTGAAACGCCGCTCGCGGTGTGGCGGAAGATAAACGGACTCGGCGTCATGGGTATGGCGGTATCCGAATATACGGGAGACGAGCTTGCGATCCACAACCCGCTGCCGCTGCGTTTCGGCTCCGCCGCTTCGCTGCTCAGCGTTAATGACGCTGAGCAGGAGCCTAACAGGGCTGTTTTACGTTATCCTGCAAAGCTCTCTTACGCTGATATATTCTATGAATACATCAAAATAAAGCTTCCCGCCGCTAAGCTGGCTGCCGATGGTGAATACAACTTTATCCTGCTGCCTGGAACCGTGGAAGAGTTCAAGTTTTCCGCCTTTGTCCCCGACATCTCCGCGCTTGAATTTGCCTCGAAGCATAATATACCTGTGCTCTTCCGCCCCGGACCCTGCACACCGGCCTCTGGAAAAAATGTCGCCGATGCCTTCCTCTTTCTAACGGAGAGGTTCCCCCAAATCAGGAACATAATTCCCGCCGGTCTGATCGTCTCCGGCTACCCGGAGATCGGTCCCCTTGCCAAGGTGATGAAGGACAAGGGGATCACGCTCTCGCAGGTGGAATTTGTAAAGCAGATAGGCGTGCCGCAGCTGGCCGCGAAGATCGGCCATCTTGTCATTCCGATGCACAGCCTGACGCGCGACGAAATAATATCGCGCAGCATAAACCGCGGCTCGATAGCCGATCGTTTTATCAGGGCGGTACACGAGCGCTCAATACGTTTCATTATGGTCCATCCCTACGATCTGCAGATGGGTGGACGGCTGGAGATATTCACAGCGGATCTCGCCTCTTACAAGGGGGCGCTGGAGGCGCGCGGCTATCATCTGGGCTGGCCTGAACCGCTGCCCGGCTGGCCCGCGCCGCTGGCCGGAGCGGCTGCCTGCGGGCTGGTTATACTCTTTACACTCTGGTTCTATATCTCACGGCTCAAAGGTACGGAAGATGGGGATGTCAAACAGGCTCAGGCTCTTTTCCTCTTAGCGGCCGGTATCCTGCTCGGCGGAGCGATGTGGAAGATATCCTTTGCCGCGAAACTGCTTGGCGGGTTCTGCGGCGCTCTGGCCGCCACCGAAGGGGCGATGACGGCGCTTGAGAGATCGGAGCGGCGTCTAAGAGGCGCGGTTATCGGCCTGCTTATCGTCGTTGCCGGAGGCCTTTCCATCGCCTCCTTTTACGGAACTTCCGCGGCGGCGCTGCGGCTGACGCCCTTCTCAGGCGTCAAGCTCACGCTGCTTTTGCCGCCGCTGCTGCTGCTCTTCCATGACCTTACGCGGCGCGTTCATCCGGAGACGATCGGTGAGATCATTGTGCGTCCCGCGATATGGGGCGAGCTGGTGCTGATCGGCGTTATGCTGTTGGCGATGCTCGTGATGGCGCTGCGCAGCGACAACGTCTCGAATGTTCCCGCGCTGGAGGTGGCCTTCCGTGACTTCATGGAGCGCGTGATGGTGGTGCGTCCGCGGACTAAGGAGTTCCTTATCGGCTATCCGGCGCTCGTTCTGTACTGGTATCTGGTGCGCAGTAAGTATATTCCGCATTACCGCGAGGTGGTGCGTATCGCCGCGGTGCTCGCCTTCTGTTCGGCGGTGAACACCTTTTGCCACTTCCACACGCTCCTTTACCTCAGTGTGATCCGCGTGCTCAATGGCTGGTGGCTTGGCCTGCTGCTTGGAACGGTCGGCGTGGCGGCTCTGCACTTTGTCCTTATTCCGCTTTGGCGGAGAGTTTCAAAAAGCCTTTAG
- a CDS encoding Maf family protein translates to MIGKIILASGSPRRRELLAGLGWNFEVIPPQVDEKKIDGEPPAELVKRLAEEKASSVASRFLGNWVLGADTVVALEGRILGKPNSEGEAAEMIAELSGRTHSVFTGVALIAPDGRKLINAEETRVTFRPLGKEDILAYIALGESMDKAGAYAIQERGTLLAERIDGCYFNVVGLPLFRVSQMFAEMGIALSEQWGIYNDK, encoded by the coding sequence ATGATTGGTAAGATCATACTGGCCTCCGGCAGCCCGCGGCGGCGCGAACTGCTCGCAGGCCTTGGCTGGAATTTTGAGGTTATCCCGCCGCAGGTTGATGAAAAGAAGATCGACGGCGAGCCTCCGGCGGAGCTTGTAAAGCGCCTCGCCGAAGAGAAGGCCTCAAGCGTCGCCTCCCGTTTCCTGGGAAACTGGGTGCTCGGGGCCGATACGGTGGTAGCTCTTGAGGGACGTATACTTGGCAAGCCGAATAGCGAAGGGGAGGCCGCCGAGATGATCGCGGAGCTCTCCGGACGTACACATTCGGTATTTACCGGAGTGGCTCTGATCGCTCCGGACGGGCGTAAACTTATAAATGCTGAAGAGACTCGCGTCACCTTCCGGCCGCTGGGAAAAGAAGATATCTTGGCCTATATCGCGCTGGGGGAGAGTATGGACAAGGCCGGAGCCTATGCGATCCAGGAGAGGGGTACGCTTCTCGCGGAGCGTATAGATGGCTGCTATTTCAATGTCGTCGGGCTTCCTCTCTTTCGTGTCAGCCAAATGTTTGCTGAGATGGGGATAGCACTTTCGGAGCAATGGGGGATCTATAATGATAAATAG
- a CDS encoding undecaprenyl-diphosphate phosphatase, translating to MNFDVIILGFVQGFTEFLPVSSSGHLALAKIFLGIELPPLNYDLVLHVSTTLATILFFFSDILTFLGQWCAGFVNAEARKKLGWHIGWAVILGTLITGVIGFALKNFAEEASLNSLLVGIGLVVTGILLVVSRWIREGYGRVALMDGVYVGIAQGLAVMPGISRSGMTIMAGLAAGLSKESAFRFSFLLSIPAIIGATLVQALEIGGWHNFVSTLPSGWFFGAVCAFLSGLLSLFILKKLVIASKWWFFGIYCLIVGLSAIGVTYLGAW from the coding sequence ATGAACTTTGATGTGATAATACTAGGTTTTGTACAGGGCTTTACGGAATTTCTGCCTGTCAGCAGCTCCGGCCATCTGGCGCTCGCGAAGATATTTCTCGGCATTGAGCTGCCGCCGCTGAACTACGACCTTGTGCTGCATGTATCCACGACGCTTGCGACAATACTCTTTTTCTTCTCGGATATCCTCACCTTTCTGGGGCAGTGGTGCGCCGGCTTCGTAAACGCCGAGGCGCGCAAGAAGTTAGGATGGCATATCGGCTGGGCAGTGATTCTTGGAACGCTGATAACGGGAGTCATCGGCTTCGCCCTCAAGAATTTTGCGGAGGAGGCCTCGCTTAACTCTCTGTTGGTCGGTATTGGCCTTGTCGTTACCGGGATACTGCTGGTCGTTTCGCGCTGGATACGAGAGGGTTACGGACGGGTGGCGCTGATGGACGGCGTCTATGTCGGCATCGCGCAGGGGCTTGCCGTCATGCCCGGCATATCGCGCTCTGGAATGACGATCATGGCCGGACTTGCCGCGGGGCTTTCAAAGGAGTCGGCCTTCCGTTTCTCCTTCCTGCTTTCGATACCGGCAATAATCGGGGCCACGCTGGTTCAGGCGCTTGAGATTGGCGGCTGGCATAATTTTGTCTCTACCCTGCCGTCAGGCTGGTTTTTCGGAGCTGTCTGCGCCTTCCTCAGCGGCTTGCTTTCGCTCTTTATCCTTAAAAAACTCGTGATTGCCTCGAAGTGGTGGTTTTTCGGCATATACTGTCTAATCGTGGGACTATCTGCCATCGGTGTGACATACCTGGGAGCGTGGTAA
- a CDS encoding Na/Pi cotransporter family protein, whose protein sequence is MSISAVLQVLAGVGILIYGIIIMGDSLQIIAGDRLRKLIGSLTGTPIKGMMVGTLVTSILQSSSATTVMVVSFVDVGFMNLTQAIGVILGANIGTTVTGQLIAFDITNVAYLCALVGAAICILCHKKRRKQIGIGIIGFALLFIGMNMMQEPLSFLKERPDLLMAFGSHPFLAFMAGLVITLIVQSSSATVGLTMAVAAQGVIPLQTAIVIILGDNIGTTITAVIASLGANRSAKQAAAAHVMIKVLGTVVILMVLPMYTMLIEQTATTIPRQVANAHTIFNIIIAFMFLPFVSQYAKFIRRVIPDDRNAAATGTIYLNPALITASRAAAVDAVRKEMIRLASLTLQMIDNCRRILIENNEKLVDEVGRAELNVNEMTHEIVRYSTETGQTGLSTDLSLLLNSCTNAVGDVERIGDHATNLVEMYQYLQDHKLAFSQLALEEGNEMFELVISALSKSIQALEDENPALAREVLALEERIDYMEKTLRSQHIARLNAGGCTPGAGVIFIDILSNLERVGDHANNLAMVVFDIERLHHSTKNAKA, encoded by the coding sequence ATGTCTATAAGCGCTGTTCTTCAGGTATTGGCTGGTGTGGGGATTCTCATCTACGGTATCATCATCATGGGGGATTCCCTGCAGATAATCGCTGGAGACCGTCTCAGAAAGCTTATAGGATCGCTTACCGGTACGCCGATCAAGGGGATGATGGTGGGAACTCTGGTCACCTCCATCCTGCAGAGCAGCAGTGCGACGACAGTTATGGTGGTCAGCTTCGTAGACGTCGGTTTTATGAACCTGACGCAGGCGATCGGCGTCATTCTCGGAGCTAATATCGGTACCACCGTCACCGGACAGCTGATAGCCTTTGACATCACAAACGTCGCCTATCTTTGCGCGCTGGTGGGTGCCGCAATATGTATCCTCTGCCATAAAAAGCGCCGCAAGCAGATAGGCATCGGCATTATCGGCTTCGCGCTTTTGTTTATTGGGATGAATATGATGCAGGAGCCGCTGAGTTTTTTGAAGGAGCGTCCCGATCTGCTCATGGCATTCGGCAGCCATCCGTTCCTGGCCTTCATGGCGGGGCTCGTGATCACGCTGATCGTGCAGTCTAGTTCGGCCACCGTCGGCCTGACGATGGCGGTCGCGGCGCAGGGCGTCATTCCGCTGCAGACGGCGATCGTCATAATTCTCGGGGACAATATCGGTACTACCATAACGGCGGTCATCGCCTCTCTGGGCGCGAACCGCTCAGCTAAGCAGGCGGCGGCGGCGCACGTCATGATAAAGGTGCTGGGAACGGTCGTTATCCTGATGGTGCTGCCGATGTATACGATGCTCATCGAGCAGACGGCGACGACCATTCCGCGCCAGGTGGCTAACGCGCATACGATATTCAACATCATCATCGCCTTTATGTTCCTGCCATTTGTCTCACAGTACGCGAAGTTCATCCGTCGGGTCATACCCGATGACAGGAACGCCGCGGCGACCGGGACCATCTACCTTAACCCGGCGCTGATCACGGCTTCGAGGGCCGCCGCGGTCGACGCGGTCCGCAAAGAGATGATACGTCTTGCCTCCCTGACGCTGCAGATGATCGACAACTGCCGCCGCATCCTCATAGAGAACAATGAGAAGCTTGTCGACGAGGTAGGGCGCGCCGAGCTCAACGTCAATGAGATGACCCACGAGATCGTCCGTTACTCTACGGAGACGGGGCAGACGGGACTCTCGACGGACCTTTCCCTGCTGCTGAATTCATGTACCAACGCGGTGGGAGATGTGGAGAGAATCGGCGACCACGCGACGAATCTCGTCGAGATGTACCAGTACCTCCAGGATCATAAGCTCGCCTTTTCACAGCTGGCGCTCGAAGAGGGCAACGAGATGTTCGAGCTGGTAATATCCGCTCTTTCAAAGAGCATTCAGGCCCTAGAGGATGAAAACCCCGCGCTCGCGAGAGAGGTCCTGGCGCTTGAAGAGCGTATAGACTATATGGAAAAGACTTTGCGCTCCCAGCATATCGCGCGGCTGAACGCCGGTGGCTGCACCCCCGGAGCTGGTGTCATATTTATCGATATACTCAGCAATCTTGAACGTGTTGGCGACCATGCGAACAACCTTGCGATGGTGGTCTTTGACATTGAGAGGCTCCACCATAGTACAAAAAATGCAAAAGCATGA
- a CDS encoding ribonuclease J, with protein MADPEKKKCNTRKRRVKSADLFVCPLGGMGEIGKNLTVFGYGDDYIIVDCGLKFPEEDMLGIDFVIPDVEFLVENKSKIRGIFITHGHEDHIGALPFVLPRIDVPVYCSRLAGGLIENKMIDASTGYVPDFHYIYPGDRIKAGCFEVEFIQMCHSIPDANALAIRTPAGVVVHTGDFKFDPTPIDGNRSDYSALARLGDEGVLLLMSDSTNVEKPGATPSEKVIGQTFERLFRLYKDRRIVVATFASNLNRTRMIIATAARFNRKVVLVGRSMIANVELADKLGYLDIPDGIIISPQEADHLPDNRVVVLTTGSQGEPFSGLVLMSRGAHRQVKLGPRDLVIISATPIPGNEKLVSQTVNRLFGCGAEVIYERDEKIHVSGHASRDELMLMMSLTRPKFFVPCHGEYRHLVRHAQLAKEMGVSSKNIFILQNGDMLKFHGSAKAEIAGHVQAGPVLIDGVVLGEFEGSILRERREMAENGLVVISVALDKNMRPAAPVQIQTRGSVYSADDGSTFRELENAVLSAVTQFARMPGAKRETLPTEIRKRIRDVFGRSSRNYPTIIPLITYI; from the coding sequence ATGGCTGATCCCGAAAAAAAGAAGTGCAATACACGTAAACGCAGGGTCAAAAGTGCCGATCTTTTTGTCTGTCCGCTCGGAGGAATGGGCGAGATAGGTAAGAATTTGACGGTATTTGGTTATGGCGACGACTATATCATCGTCGATTGCGGACTTAAGTTTCCTGAGGAGGATATGCTGGGGATAGACTTTGTCATCCCGGACGTTGAGTTCCTTGTGGAGAATAAATCAAAGATAAGGGGTATCTTCATCACCCACGGGCATGAGGACCATATCGGAGCGCTGCCGTTCGTGCTGCCGCGCATTGATGTTCCTGTATACTGCTCAAGGCTCGCCGGCGGCCTTATAGAAAACAAGATGATCGACGCCAGCACCGGCTACGTTCCTGATTTTCATTACATCTACCCTGGCGACCGGATCAAGGCCGGCTGCTTTGAGGTGGAGTTCATCCAGATGTGCCACTCAATACCGGACGCGAACGCCCTGGCGATCCGCACGCCCGCGGGCGTCGTCGTTCACACGGGCGACTTCAAGTTCGATCCGACGCCGATAGACGGCAACCGTTCGGATTACAGCGCTCTCGCGCGCCTTGGCGACGAGGGGGTGCTGCTGCTGATGTCGGACTCCACAAATGTGGAAAAGCCGGGGGCGACCCCATCGGAAAAGGTGATCGGGCAGACCTTCGAACGCCTCTTCCGGCTCTACAAGGACAGGCGCATCGTTGTTGCGACCTTCGCAAGCAACCTGAACAGGACCCGTATGATAATCGCGACCGCCGCTCGCTTCAACCGCAAGGTGGTGCTTGTGGGGCGCAGTATGATCGCAAACGTGGAACTGGCAGACAAGCTCGGCTATCTTGATATACCGGATGGGATAATCATCTCGCCCCAGGAGGCGGACCACCTTCCCGACAACCGCGTCGTCGTCCTGACGACCGGCAGCCAGGGTGAGCCTTTCTCCGGCCTTGTGCTGATGAGCCGCGGAGCGCACCGTCAGGTGAAACTTGGTCCCAGAGACCTTGTCATCATCTCCGCCACGCCGATCCCCGGCAATGAAAAGCTTGTCAGTCAGACGGTAAACCGTCTCTTTGGCTGTGGTGCGGAGGTAATATACGAACGCGACGAGAAGATACATGTCTCGGGACACGCCTCGCGTGACGAGCTCATGCTTATGATGAGCCTCACGCGTCCGAAGTTTTTCGTGCCCTGCCATGGCGAGTACCGTCATTTGGTTCGCCACGCGCAGCTTGCGAAGGAGATGGGCGTCTCATCGAAGAATATATTTATTCTTCAGAACGGTGACATGCTGAAATTCCATGGCTCCGCGAAGGCGGAGATAGCGGGACATGTCCAGGCCGGTCCCGTGCTCATTGACGGCGTCGTGCTCGGGGAGTTTGAGGGCAGTATCCTACGCGAACGCCGGGAGATGGCGGAGAACGGCCTTGTGGTCATATCTGTGGCGCTGGACAAGAATATGCGTCCCGCGGCGCCGGTGCAGATTCAGACGAGAGGCAGCGTCTATTCCGCGGACGACGGCAGCACCTTCCGCGAGCTCGAGAATGCCGTGCTGAGCGCGGTGACGCAGTTTGCGCGCATGCCGGGGGCGAAGAGGGAGACGCTTCCGACGGAAATACGAAAGAGGATACGCGATGTGTTTGGCAGAAGCTCGCGCAACTACCCAACAATCATTCCTCTGATCACATATATATAG
- the xdh gene encoding selenium-dependent xanthine dehydrogenase — MGELYSFTVNGNVYETAQDKPLLRFLRDDLGLRSVKDGCSEGACGTCTIIVDGKAVRSCVLSTKRAAGKSIVTTEGLSEREKEAFVYAFGAMGSVQCGFCTPGMVMAGKALIDHNPNPAEDDIKQAIVGNICRCTGYKKIIEGIGLAAAILRGEAVIEKKLEDGRDFGVGERAFRIDVREKVLGYGEYVDDVVMEGMVHASAVRSKYPRARVLDIDVSEALSLPGVLGVLTAEDVPNNKVGHIQQDWDVMIAKGGVTRCVGDAICLVIAENEDILARAKKLVKIDYEELEPVRSVYEAKAPGAPLVHEKGNLCQSRHVTRGDAKKALAESKYVVTRSYSTPFTEHAFLEPECALAFPYKDGVKVYTSDQGVYDTRKEISIMLGWEPERIVVENKLVGGGFGGKEDVSAQHIAVLAALSVGRPVKVKFSRSESIAFHPKRHAMEGRFTLGCDENGIFTGLDCEIYFDTGAYASLCGPVLERACTHSVGPYCYQNTDIRGFGYYTNNPPAGAFRGFGVCQSEFALESTINLLAEKVGISPWEIRYRNAIEPGKVLPNGQIADRSTALKETLEAVREVYEKNAGHAGIACAMKNAGVGVGLPDKGRAKLAVHDGIVEIYAAASDIGQGCATVFVQMVAEATGLGRGEIRNRGSNSEVAPDSGTTSGSRQTLITGEAVRMAAAELSDAMREVGGDLSQLEGREFFAEYFEPTDPLGSKKPYPKSHVAYGFATHVVVLDKDRRVSEVYAAHDSGKVVNPIAIQGQIEGGVLMGLGYALTENFDLKDCVPQNKYGTLGLMRSNQIPDIEAIYVEKEELLDVAYGAKGIGEISTIPTAPAVAGAYYAVDHIFRTKLPLEDTPYSRKKK; from the coding sequence ATGGGAGAGCTATACAGTTTTACCGTGAACGGAAACGTATATGAGACGGCGCAGGATAAGCCCCTGCTTCGCTTTCTGCGCGACGATTTGGGGCTGCGTTCGGTAAAAGACGGCTGCAGCGAGGGCGCCTGCGGCACCTGTACGATCATCGTCGACGGAAAGGCGGTGCGTTCCTGCGTTTTGTCGACGAAAAGGGCGGCAGGCAAATCCATTGTTACGACGGAGGGGCTCAGCGAAAGGGAGAAAGAGGCCTTCGTCTACGCCTTTGGCGCGATGGGTTCCGTTCAGTGCGGCTTCTGCACCCCCGGGATGGTGATGGCCGGCAAGGCGCTTATCGACCATAACCCCAATCCTGCGGAGGACGATATAAAGCAGGCGATCGTAGGGAATATCTGCCGCTGCACCGGCTATAAAAAAATTATTGAAGGTATCGGACTTGCCGCCGCGATTCTGCGCGGCGAGGCCGTAATCGAGAAAAAACTTGAAGACGGGCGCGACTTTGGCGTCGGAGAGCGGGCTTTCCGCATCGACGTGCGCGAGAAGGTGCTCGGCTACGGCGAATATGTCGACGACGTGGTGATGGAGGGTATGGTCCATGCCTCCGCCGTCCGCTCAAAATATCCGCGGGCGCGCGTCCTTGATATCGACGTCTCGGAGGCGCTCTCGCTTCCGGGAGTGCTCGGCGTGCTTACAGCGGAGGACGTGCCCAATAATAAGGTCGGCCACATCCAGCAGGACTGGGACGTTATGATCGCCAAAGGCGGCGTGACGCGCTGTGTCGGCGACGCTATCTGCCTTGTCATCGCGGAAAATGAGGATATCCTCGCGCGGGCGAAAAAGCTCGTTAAGATCGATTATGAGGAGCTTGAGCCGGTGCGCAGCGTCTATGAGGCTAAGGCTCCCGGCGCGCCTTTGGTCCACGAAAAGGGCAACCTCTGCCAGTCAAGACACGTTACGCGCGGCGACGCCAAAAAAGCGCTGGCCGAATCGAAATACGTCGTGACCCGGAGCTACAGCACGCCCTTCACGGAACACGCCTTCCTCGAGCCCGAGTGCGCCCTCGCCTTCCCTTACAAAGACGGCGTAAAGGTCTATACCTCGGACCAGGGCGTCTACGATACTCGCAAAGAGATCTCTATCATGCTCGGTTGGGAGCCGGAGCGTATTGTGGTGGAGAATAAACTTGTCGGCGGCGGCTTCGGCGGCAAAGAGGACGTCTCCGCGCAGCACATCGCCGTGCTGGCGGCGCTCTCCGTGGGCCGGCCGGTGAAGGTAAAGTTTTCCCGCAGCGAATCGATCGCCTTCCACCCCAAGCGCCACGCGATGGAGGGGCGTTTCACGCTCGGCTGCGACGAGAACGGTATCTTTACCGGGCTTGACTGTGAGATATACTTTGACACGGGGGCCTACGCGTCGCTCTGCGGCCCTGTGCTTGAACGGGCCTGCACCCATTCCGTGGGCCCATACTGCTACCAGAACACCGACATCCGCGGATTCGGATACTACACCAACAACCCGCCGGCGGGAGCCTTTCGCGGCTTTGGTGTCTGCCAGAGCGAGTTTGCTTTGGAATCTACCATCAACCTGCTCGCGGAGAAGGTGGGTATCTCCCCCTGGGAGATACGTTACCGCAACGCTATCGAGCCCGGAAAAGTACTGCCAAACGGACAGATAGCGGACCGCTCGACGGCGCTCAAAGAGACGCTGGAGGCTGTGCGCGAGGTATATGAGAAAAACGCCGGACATGCGGGGATTGCCTGCGCGATGAAGAACGCCGGTGTTGGCGTGGGGCTTCCGGACAAGGGGCGCGCCAAGCTCGCCGTTCACGACGGGATCGTGGAGATTTATGCCGCGGCCTCCGACATCGGCCAGGGATGCGCGACGGTCTTTGTGCAGATGGTGGCGGAGGCAACCGGCCTGGGGCGCGGCGAGATAAGGAACCGCGGCAGCAATTCCGAGGTGGCCCCGGACTCGGGGACGACCTCGGGCTCGCGCCAGACGCTGATCACCGGCGAGGCGGTGCGCATGGCGGCGGCGGAGCTCAGCGACGCGATGCGCGAAGTTGGCGGTGACCTCTCTCAACTGGAAGGGCGTGAATTCTTCGCGGAGTACTTCGAACCGACCGACCCGCTCGGCTCAAAGAAGCCATATCCCAAGAGCCACGTAGCCTACGGCTTTGCGACGCACGTCGTCGTCCTTGACAAAGACAGGCGTGTATCAGAGGTCTACGCCGCCCACGATTCGGGAAAGGTCGTCAATCCTATCGCGATACAGGGCCAGATCGAGGGCGGCGTGCTGATGGGGCTGGGGTATGCGCTGACAGAGAATTTTGATCTGAAGGACTGCGTGCCGCAGAATAAGTACGGTACCTTGGGACTGATGCGGTCCAACCAGATACCGGACATTGAAGCGATCTATGTTGAGAAGGAAGAGCTGCTAGACGTCGCCTACGGGGCGAAGGGCATCGGGGAGATCAGCACCATCCCGACCGCGCCTGCCGTTGCGGGGGCCTATTATGCGGTGGACCATATCTTCCGCACGAAGCTGCCGCTGGAAGATACGCCCTACAGCAGGAAGAAAAAATAA